The proteins below come from a single Columba livia isolate bColLiv1 breed racing homer chromosome 28, bColLiv1.pat.W.v2, whole genome shotgun sequence genomic window:
- the LOC135576515 gene encoding SUN domain-containing protein 3-like: MKVLKATTLVLLLGIFSFGIYHLGQLGKESLWSTAAQLRDLSKTLSLPDQLHKLQEQLYHLRWSTKDVAEQALQEGVKQAKLPGFTGRAVQEIINQALESLVEIQVPMPDYALKSAGAAVIHSRTSPSLRNAKAKLFFYSLPLMDYMRSPELILEPENYPGNCWPFPGSQGHVFIKLSVPVIPRAVTMDHVSGTAFHRESISGAPKDFAVYGFKEEHEEQGMFLGQFTFLAPLNPSQTFQLKNELPGVMNYIRLQVLSNWGHPDYTCLYRFRVHGDPPKDGGDTAVASVNKFH; this comes from the exons ATGAAGGTTCTCAAGGCAACAACCCTGGTGCTGCTCCTTGGTATCTTCTCTTTCG GTATTTACCACTTGGGCCAACTTGGCAAAGAAAGCCTCTGGAGCACCGCAGCACAGTTACGAGACCTGAGCaaaaccctgtccctgccagacCAGCTCCATAAGCTCCAGGAACAGCTTTACCATCTGCGCTGGAGCACAAAGGATGTTGCAGAGCAGGCTCTACAGGAAGGCGTGAAGCAGGCAAAGCTCCCAGGCTTTACTGGACGG gctgttcAGGAGATCATCAATCAAGCCCTGGAGAGTCTGGTGGAAATCCAGGTCCCGATGCCGGATTACGccctgaaatcagcag gGGCTGCTGTCATTCATTCCAGGACTTCTCCATCCCTCCGGAACGCCAAAGCCAAACTCTTCTTCTATTCCCTGCCATTGATGGATTACATGAGGTCCCCTGAGCTTATTCTGGAG ccAGAAAATTATCCTGGAAACTGCTGGCCCTTCCCAGGAAGTCAGGGTCACGTGTTCATCAAGCTCTCTGTGCCAGTCATTCCAAGAGCAGTCACCATGGACCATGTCTCAGGGACAGCGTTCCACAGAGAAAGTATCTCTGGAGCTCCaaaggactttgctgtctaC ggcttcaaggaagaacacgAGGAGCAGGGAATGTTCCTGGGACAGTTCACTTTCCTGGCGCCACTGAATCCCAGtcagaccttccagctgaag aacgagctccctggggtcatgaattacatcaggctgcaagtgctgagcaactggggccACCCGGACTACACCTGCCTGTATCGCTTCAGGGTGCACGGTGATCCGCCCAAAGATGGGGGAGACACAGCAGTTGCATCTGTCAATAAATTCCATTGA